A single region of the Massilia sp. erpn genome encodes:
- a CDS encoding phosphoribosyltransferase: MTFELPFSDREHAASLLAERLSSLRGRQPLVLAIPRGAVPMGKIIAEALDGELDVVLVRKIPSAIDPELAVGAVDEHGKRELAPYFHRTRTSMEWVELQTREQLDLMQRRRASYGASRRPVDPAGRLVIVVDDGLATGSTMAAALRALRARQPARLIAAVPVAAPDAIELVAPLADEVACLAAPMHFLAVSRHYDYFPQVSEEEVIAILRSQ, translated from the coding sequence ATGACTTTCGAACTCCCCTTTTCCGACCGGGAACACGCTGCCAGCCTGCTGGCCGAGCGCCTGTCGTCCCTGCGTGGCCGCCAGCCGCTGGTGCTGGCCATTCCGCGCGGCGCCGTCCCCATGGGCAAGATCATCGCCGAGGCGCTGGACGGTGAACTGGACGTGGTGCTGGTGCGCAAAATCCCTTCCGCCATCGATCCCGAACTGGCCGTGGGCGCCGTGGATGAGCATGGCAAGCGCGAACTGGCGCCCTACTTCCACCGTACCCGCACCAGCATGGAGTGGGTCGAGCTGCAAACCCGCGAACAGCTGGACCTGATGCAGCGCCGCCGCGCCAGCTATGGCGCCTCGCGCCGCCCGGTCGATCCGGCCGGGCGCCTCGTCATCGTGGTCGACGACGGCCTGGCCACCGGCTCCACCATGGCCGCCGCCCTGCGCGCCCTGCGCGCGCGCCAGCCGGCGCGCCTGATCGCCGCCGTGCCGGTGGCAGCGCCCGACGCCATCGAACTGGTCGCCCCGCTGGCCGACGAGGTGGCATGCCTGGCCGCGCCCATGCATTTTCTCGCCGTCAGCCGCCACTATGACTACTTCCCCCAGGTCAGCGAAGAGGAGGTGATCGCCATCTTGCGCAGCCAATAA
- a CDS encoding flagellar basal body protein has protein sequence MAISALSAGLSGLQANQKALDVTAHNVANANTQNFQPQQANFQEAIPAGTGVTLSSAARGLAQQEGLSSENMAKDMTNSLVYKAGFDLSAKVVQAADERIGTLIDIKA, from the coding sequence ATGGCTATTTCCGCTCTCAGCGCCGGCCTGTCCGGCCTCCAAGCCAATCAGAAAGCCCTGGATGTCACGGCGCACAATGTTGCCAATGCGAACACGCAAAACTTCCAGCCGCAGCAGGCCAACTTCCAGGAAGCCATTCCGGCCGGCACCGGCGTGACCTTGTCCAGCGCCGCGCGCGGCCTGGCGCAGCAGGAAGGCTTGTCCAGCGAAAACATGGCCAAGGACATGACGAACTCCCTCGTCTACAAAGCCGGTTTCGACCTGTCCGCCAAAGTGGTGCAGGCGGCCGACGAACGCATCGGCACACTGATCGACATCAAGGCTTAA
- a CDS encoding dienelactone hydrolase family protein gives MLPAGPGGRERLETTLFKPDGPGPFPLLVINHGKAPGNPRLQRRDRFVYMAAAFVRRGYAVLVPMRTGFANSSGRYSDFGCNMTANGYAQAADIADVLEYASQQSWIDARRIVVAGQSYGGLASMALATQDIPGVRGVLNFAGGLRTVGGSCDWQQALVQAFADYGRRSRLPSLWLYGANDSFFAPPLVSRLHQAYTRGGGKAQLLAYGAFKSDAHRMLASRDGEKIWLPHAERFLQAIGMPFREVYALAETPAAPASNYAALEDVAALPYLPERGREQYRAFLQRMTPRAFAISASGAWGWAEEGEEPEARALAACQSSSEQPCRLYSVDERVVWPDASAGRTD, from the coding sequence ATGCTGCCGGCCGGTCCCGGCGGCCGCGAGCGCCTGGAAACCACGCTGTTCAAGCCGGATGGGCCCGGCCCGTTCCCCCTGCTCGTCATCAACCACGGCAAGGCGCCCGGCAATCCGCGCCTGCAGCGGCGTGACCGCTTCGTGTATATGGCGGCTGCTTTCGTGCGGCGCGGCTATGCGGTGCTGGTTCCCATGCGCACCGGTTTTGCCAATTCCAGCGGCCGCTACAGCGATTTCGGCTGCAATATGACGGCCAACGGCTATGCCCAGGCCGCCGACATCGCCGACGTGCTGGAGTACGCCAGCCAGCAGTCCTGGATCGACGCCCGCCGCATCGTGGTTGCGGGCCAATCCTATGGCGGCCTGGCCAGCATGGCCCTGGCGACCCAGGACATTCCCGGCGTGCGCGGCGTGCTCAATTTCGCCGGCGGCTTGCGCACCGTCGGCGGCAGCTGCGACTGGCAACAGGCGCTGGTGCAGGCCTTCGCCGATTACGGCCGGCGCAGCCGCCTGCCCAGTCTGTGGCTGTATGGCGCCAACGATTCCTTCTTCGCGCCGCCCCTGGTCAGCCGCCTGCACCAGGCTTACACGCGTGGCGGCGGCAAGGCGCAGCTGCTGGCCTATGGCGCCTTCAAGAGCGACGCCCACCGCATGCTGGCCAGCCGCGACGGCGAGAAAATCTGGCTGCCCCATGCCGAGCGCTTCCTGCAAGCGATCGGCATGCCCTTCCGCGAAGTGTATGCACTGGCCGAAACGCCAGCCGCGCCCGCCAGCAACTACGCGGCGCTGGAGGATGTGGCCGCCTTGCCCTATCTGCCGGAGCGCGGGCGCGAGCAATACCGCGCCTTCCTCCAGCGCATGACGCCGCGCGCTTTCGCCATTTCCGCCAGCGGCGCCTGGGGCTGGGCGGAAGAGGGCGAAGAACCGGAAGCGCGCGCGCTGGCGGCCTGCCAGTCGTCCAGCGAACAGCCCTGCCGCCTGTATTCAGTCGATGAAAGAGTGGTGTGGCCGGACGCGAGCGCCGGCCGTACCGACTGA
- a CDS encoding AAA family ATPase produces the protein MQKILFGPPGCGKSFRVRKIAEEELGITVPGPRLIETTFHPEYGYGDFLAKLLPQTSKYQQKYLLSAAGPIPVTTIQEEVERSSIEYNIHIGPLLKAVALAYSDTEKNVLLVIDEINRGNCAQIFGDIFQLLDRNDNGRSEYGIELCQLFHGALQNELKRLGAPADACPAQKLYLPPNLSLIGTMNTSDESVYYMDSAFKRRWDFAFMPWSGQPGGILHERQCSLAVEGVDGDWLSLLTRLNDYIAGSFRGRNIDDKQIGLWFLKVPRRGPEKPGAIVAALKAQLAPLVGKLTHSDWVKIFPTSTSYGFGENLLTMSVKNDFEKFLIGWPADVDPYQPQLLATNLIDHIDALEQAPRPLITLETIRNKLMFFLWDNVFSRDRSPLFALLRLGGMAGDDPRTFGEFATPEHAVMLLAGLLAPAETASA, from the coding sequence GTGCAAAAAATCCTGTTTGGTCCGCCAGGCTGCGGCAAGAGTTTCCGTGTCAGGAAAATCGCCGAAGAGGAACTGGGCATCACCGTGCCTGGCCCGCGCCTGATTGAAACCACTTTCCATCCCGAATATGGTTACGGCGATTTCCTCGCCAAGCTGCTGCCGCAGACCAGCAAGTATCAGCAGAAATACCTGCTCAGCGCCGCCGGGCCGATTCCCGTCACCACCATCCAGGAAGAGGTGGAGCGCTCCTCCATCGAGTACAACATCCATATTGGGCCGCTGCTCAAAGCCGTGGCCCTGGCCTACTCCGATACTGAAAAAAATGTCTTGCTGGTGATCGACGAAATCAACCGCGGCAACTGCGCCCAGATCTTCGGCGATATCTTCCAACTGCTCGACCGCAACGATAACGGCCGCTCGGAATATGGCATCGAGCTGTGCCAGCTATTCCACGGCGCTCTGCAGAATGAATTGAAGCGGCTGGGCGCGCCCGCCGACGCCTGCCCTGCGCAGAAACTCTATCTGCCGCCCAATCTATCCCTGATCGGCACCATGAACACCAGCGACGAATCGGTGTACTACATGGACAGCGCCTTCAAGCGCCGCTGGGACTTTGCCTTTATGCCGTGGAGTGGCCAGCCAGGTGGCATTTTGCACGAGCGCCAGTGCAGCCTGGCCGTCGAGGGCGTGGACGGCGACTGGCTCAGTCTGCTGACCCGGCTCAACGACTATATTGCCGGCAGCTTCCGTGGCCGCAATATCGACGACAAGCAAATCGGTCTCTGGTTCCTTAAAGTGCCACGCCGTGGGCCGGAAAAGCCCGGTGCGATCGTGGCGGCGCTCAAGGCGCAACTGGCGCCACTCGTTGGCAAGCTCACGCATAGCGATTGGGTCAAGATCTTCCCCACGTCGACGTCTTACGGCTTTGGCGAGAATTTGCTTACCATGAGCGTGAAAAACGATTTCGAGAAATTCCTCATCGGTTGGCCGGCGGATGTGGACCCCTACCAGCCGCAGCTGCTGGCAACAAATCTGATCGATCACATCGACGCGCTCGAGCAGGCGCCACGCCCCCTCATCACGCTGGAAACCATCCGCAACAAGCTGATGTTCTTCCTTTGGGATAACGTCTTCTCACGCGACCGCAGCCCCTTGTTTGCCTTGCTGCGGCTAGGCGGCATGGCCGGCGACGATCCACGCACCTTCGGCGAATTCGCCACGCCGGAACACGCGGTCATGCTGCTGGCCGGCCTGCTGGCGCCGGCCGAGACGGCCAGCGCGTGA
- a CDS encoding alpha/beta fold hydrolase — MQFLTTERLHIAYREYGPPQGAPVFLLHGWPDDVHTWNALAPALADQGYRVLVPSLRGSGDTRFRDSATPRSGQLSALAQDVFDMALALEISRFRVVGHDWGARAAYNAALLAPEKVERCVGISVGWGSNDPHQTLSLAQARNYWYHWYMATERGAVAVRKERRELAHLLWQTWSPGWQFNEADFRTTAHAFDNPDWASVTVHSYRHRWGWAESDPYYSALETELRRNSVITVPTLTLHGALDGANGPATSEHREHLFAAPYRRVLLDGVGHFPQREQPALVAQEVIAWLR; from the coding sequence ATGCAATTCCTGACGACCGAGCGTTTGCATATTGCCTACAGAGAATACGGCCCGCCGCAAGGCGCTCCGGTCTTTCTGCTGCATGGCTGGCCCGACGATGTGCATACCTGGAATGCGCTGGCGCCGGCCTTGGCCGACCAGGGCTACCGCGTGCTGGTGCCCAGCCTGCGCGGCAGCGGCGATACCCGCTTTCGTGACAGCGCCACCCCGCGCAGCGGCCAGCTCAGCGCGCTGGCTCAGGATGTCTTCGATATGGCGCTGGCCCTGGAGATCAGCCGCTTCCGCGTAGTCGGCCATGACTGGGGCGCGCGCGCCGCCTACAACGCCGCCCTGCTGGCGCCGGAAAAGGTCGAACGCTGCGTCGGCATTTCCGTCGGCTGGGGCAGCAACGACCCGCACCAGACGCTGAGCCTGGCCCAGGCGCGCAATTACTGGTATCACTGGTATATGGCGACCGAGCGTGGCGCGGTCGCCGTGCGCAAGGAAAGGCGCGAACTGGCCCATCTGCTGTGGCAGACCTGGTCGCCGGGCTGGCAATTCAACGAAGCCGATTTCCGCACCACGGCCCACGCCTTCGACAATCCCGACTGGGCCAGCGTCACCGTACATTCCTACCGCCACCGCTGGGGCTGGGCGGAATCCGATCCCTATTATTCGGCGCTGGAAACGGAGCTGCGGCGCAATTCCGTCATCACCGTGCCGACCTTGACCCTACACGGCGCCCTCGATGGCGCCAATGGCCCCGCCACCTCCGAGCACCGCGAACACCTGTTCGCCGCGCCCTACCGCCGCGTGCTGCTCGATGGCGTGGGCCACTTCCCGCAGCGCGAGCAGCCGGCGCTGGTGGCGCAGGAAGTCATTGCCTGGCTGCGCTGA
- the trxC gene encoding thioredoxin TrxC: MTTSSSAPAEALHIVCPHCDAVNRVPTVRLREEPVCGKCQKPLFTGQPVDLSSARFLKHIERSDLPVLVDFWAPWCGPCRQMAPFYAQAAQRLEPAFRVVKVNTEEAQDLAARYAIRSIPTLALFKGGREVARQPGAMDVNNILAWVQQHAR; encoded by the coding sequence ATGACTACTTCAAGCTCCGCGCCGGCCGAGGCGCTGCACATCGTTTGCCCCCATTGCGACGCGGTCAACCGCGTTCCCACCGTCCGCCTGCGCGAAGAACCGGTCTGCGGCAAATGCCAGAAGCCGTTGTTTACCGGGCAGCCGGTGGATTTGTCGAGCGCGCGCTTCCTCAAGCATATCGAGCGCAGCGATTTGCCGGTGCTGGTCGATTTCTGGGCGCCCTGGTGCGGCCCCTGCCGCCAGATGGCGCCGTTCTATGCGCAGGCGGCGCAGCGCCTGGAACCGGCCTTCCGCGTGGTGAAGGTGAATACCGAGGAGGCCCAGGATCTGGCAGCGCGCTACGCCATCCGCAGCATTCCTACCCTGGCCCTGTTCAAGGGGGGACGCGAAGTGGCGCGCCAGCCGGGCGCGATGGACGTCAACAATATCCTGGCCTGGGTGCAGCAGCACGCGCGCTGA
- a CDS encoding PLP-dependent aminotransferase family protein: MELHIVMEGSRDLAGQLYRQLSEAIRSGRLADGAQLPPTRLLAGQLGLSRKTVSQAYARLSLDKLLVGKVGAGSYVQAPPAALPRPQTVQDLASADMLRHWEELGKPLRKMKIASSRYEFVGGRSTPTHFPAEDWRRCVLHGLRQEALARGRYSPPEGIPALRQAIAHHASFSRGVLCGAGEVVVTNGAQQALDLLGRTLLAPGSVVAVEDPGYPPARLIFSSHGAEVRGVPVDEEGMRVDLIPANARLIYVTPAHQFPLGMPMSMARREALLARARDIGAIVIEDDYDSSFRYQGRPTDSLQSMDRHGIVAFVGTFSKVLGPELRLGYIVLPPAIQPALLLVKRLSDWHTPTLSQHALAKFIEDGSLARHIRRCHAVYAARRARLQALFESELAPWFKLVPATAGYHLAALCARPLDMELLVRVAHRADVGLYSLAQFYAEEPPLPGLFMGYGAIDLLDIDIAIGRLREVLQQME, from the coding sequence ATGGAATTACATATCGTGATGGAAGGAAGCCGCGATCTGGCGGGCCAGCTTTACCGCCAGCTCAGCGAGGCGATCCGCAGCGGCCGCCTGGCCGACGGCGCGCAGCTGCCGCCGACCCGCCTGCTGGCCGGGCAGCTGGGCCTGTCGCGCAAGACGGTGTCGCAAGCCTATGCCCGCCTGAGCCTGGACAAGCTGCTGGTCGGCAAAGTCGGCGCGGGCAGTTACGTGCAGGCGCCGCCCGCCGCCCTGCCCCGTCCGCAGACCGTCCAGGATCTGGCCAGCGCCGATATGTTGCGCCACTGGGAAGAGCTGGGCAAGCCGCTGCGCAAGATGAAGATCGCCAGCTCGCGCTATGAATTCGTGGGCGGCCGCTCGACACCGACGCACTTCCCGGCCGAAGACTGGCGGCGCTGCGTGCTGCACGGCCTGCGCCAGGAAGCCCTGGCGCGTGGCCGCTACAGTCCACCCGAAGGCATCCCCGCCTTGCGCCAGGCGATTGCCCATCACGCCTCCTTCAGCCGGGGCGTGCTGTGCGGCGCCGGCGAAGTGGTGGTCACGAATGGCGCCCAGCAGGCGCTCGACCTGCTGGGACGCACCCTGCTGGCGCCCGGCAGCGTGGTGGCGGTGGAAGATCCCGGCTATCCGCCCGCGCGCCTGATTTTCAGCAGCCATGGCGCCGAGGTGCGCGGCGTGCCGGTGGATGAGGAAGGCATGCGCGTCGACCTGATTCCGGCCAACGCCCGCCTGATCTATGTGACCCCGGCCCACCAGTTCCCGCTCGGCATGCCGATGAGCATGGCGCGCCGCGAGGCCTTGCTGGCGCGCGCCCGCGACATCGGCGCCATCGTCATCGAGGACGATTACGACAGCAGCTTCCGCTACCAGGGCCGTCCCACCGACTCGCTGCAAAGCATGGACCGGCACGGCATCGTGGCCTTCGTCGGCACTTTTTCCAAGGTGCTGGGGCCGGAACTGCGACTCGGTTACATCGTGCTGCCGCCCGCCATCCAGCCCGCCCTGCTGCTGGTCAAGCGTCTGAGCGACTGGCATACACCGACGCTGAGCCAGCATGCGCTGGCCAAGTTCATCGAGGATGGCAGCCTGGCGCGCCATATCCGGCGCTGCCACGCGGTGTATGCGGCGCGGCGCGCGCGCCTGCAAGCACTGTTTGAAAGCGAGCTGGCGCCCTGGTTCAAGCTGGTGCCGGCCACGGCCGGCTACCATCTGGCCGCCCTTTGCGCGCGGCCGCTGGATATGGAGCTGCTGGTGCGCGTCGCGCACCGCGCCGACGTCGGCCTGTATTCGCTGGCCCAGTTCTATGCCGAGGAACCGCCCCTGCCCGGCCTGTTCATGGGCTATGGCGCCATCGACCTGCTCGACATCGATATCGCCATCGGCCGCCTGCGCGAAGTGCTGCAGCAGATGGAGTGA
- a CDS encoding carboxymuconolactone decarboxylase family protein, translating to MEPRLDYHKANPEAYKAMLNFEIAVNKLGLEESLLELIRLRASQINGCAYCVDLHAADARKAGETERRLYSLSVWREAPFYTPRERAALAWTEALTDLSHTHAPDADYKALLAEFSPAESVAVTMAINAINSWNRIGVGYRKVAAAD from the coding sequence ATGGAACCACGTCTGGACTACCACAAAGCCAATCCCGAAGCCTATAAGGCGATGTTGAACTTCGAGATCGCCGTCAACAAACTGGGCCTGGAAGAATCGCTGCTGGAGCTGATCCGTCTGCGCGCTTCCCAGATCAATGGCTGCGCCTACTGCGTCGACCTGCATGCCGCCGATGCGCGCAAGGCCGGCGAGACCGAGCGCCGCTTATACTCCCTGTCGGTCTGGCGCGAAGCCCCGTTCTACACCCCGCGCGAACGTGCCGCCCTGGCTTGGACCGAAGCATTGACCGACCTTAGCCATACCCACGCCCCGGATGCGGACTACAAGGCGCTGCTGGCCGAGTTCAGCCCGGCGGAATCGGTGGCCGTCACCATGGCCATCAACGCCATCAACAGCTGGAACCGCATCGGCGTGGGCTACCGCAAGGTGGCGGCCGCCGACTAA
- a CDS encoding MFS transporter → MKNILLITAACLLALLSTTGTSLPYPILPPLFATDSGNGLTQFLGLPPKLLFGLALMINPLGLLIGSAVLGSLSDRYGRRSVLLLTTVGAAIGHAATAGAMVLESYPLFIVARFITGLLEGNGAVARALLAEKLEGPLRARALSWLNGAFHLGWLFGPLLAGLTLGFGITVPFWIAVAALLLGALLVTIALERETASAVATSWWQEARRNHAFNLLRNPELRTLFIVQLALTCGVTAFYEFYPLWLVENANYDARSIAFFNVGMCGLMTLTAVFAGNPSRHEPLQRAGWYAAGIGVVVAMVAFGNIWLGMAAIMLFGVPNAFYNAVVQAWSAERFSAHGQGAVMGLLATTFCLANILMALAGSVLTLLNTRLILGLGAALALWAAWRIQGWRTQLAAAPAVL, encoded by the coding sequence ATGAAAAATATCCTCCTGATTACGGCGGCCTGCCTGCTGGCGCTGCTGTCCACCACGGGTACCTCCCTCCCATATCCCATTCTGCCGCCGCTGTTTGCGACTGACTCCGGCAACGGCCTGACCCAGTTCCTCGGCCTGCCGCCCAAGCTGCTGTTCGGCCTGGCATTGATGATCAACCCGCTCGGCCTGCTGATCGGTTCGGCTGTGCTCGGTTCCCTGTCCGACCGCTATGGCCGTCGCTCGGTGCTGCTGCTGACCACGGTTGGCGCCGCCATCGGCCATGCCGCGACGGCGGGCGCCATGGTGCTCGAATCCTATCCCCTGTTCATCGTGGCGCGCTTTATTACCGGCCTGTTGGAAGGCAATGGCGCGGTCGCCCGTGCCCTGTTGGCGGAAAAGCTGGAAGGCCCGCTGCGCGCCCGCGCCCTGTCCTGGTTGAACGGCGCCTTCCATCTGGGCTGGCTGTTCGGCCCGCTGCTGGCCGGCCTGACCCTGGGTTTCGGCATCACCGTGCCGTTCTGGATCGCCGTCGCCGCGCTGCTGCTGGGTGCGCTACTGGTGACGATTGCGCTGGAACGCGAAACGGCCAGCGCGGTCGCCACCTCCTGGTGGCAGGAAGCGCGCCGCAACCACGCCTTCAACCTGCTGCGCAATCCCGAGCTGCGCACCCTGTTCATCGTCCAGCTGGCGCTGACCTGCGGCGTCACCGCCTTCTATGAGTTTTATCCGCTGTGGCTGGTGGAAAACGCCAATTACGATGCGCGCAGCATCGCTTTCTTCAATGTCGGCATGTGCGGCCTGATGACCCTGACTGCCGTTTTTGCAGGCAATCCCAGCCGCCATGAGCCGCTGCAACGCGCCGGCTGGTATGCCGCTGGCATTGGCGTGGTCGTGGCGATGGTCGCTTTTGGCAATATTTGGCTCGGAATGGCCGCAATTATGCTGTTCGGCGTGCCCAACGCGTTTTACAATGCGGTAGTGCAGGCTTGGTCCGCCGAACGCTTCAGCGCCCATGGACAGGGCGCAGTGATGGGGCTGCTGGCGACCACGTTCTGTCTGGCGAACATCCTGATGGCGCTGGCTGGCTCCGTGCTCACCTTGCTCAATACGCGCCTGATCCTGGGATTGGGCGCCGCGCTGGCGCTGTGGGCGGCTTGGCGCATCCAGGGCTGGCGCACGCAACTGGCTGCGGCGCCGGCCGTGCTGTAA
- a CDS encoding metalloregulator ArsR/SmtB family transcription factor, with translation MNTADHILFLLKTRGPQTAQQLAETLDLTSMGARRQLETAQEKGLVTFEDVAEKVGRPSRRWLLTAAGHARYPDRHADLTLQLITQVRSLFGEEGLDKLIAAREQASEELYRSNIDNAGGLPERVAALATVRDAEGYMAESEAQPDGSVVLVENHCPICAAAKECQKFCRSELDVFQRVLGSDCKVERYEHVLNGARRCAYKIRPV, from the coding sequence ATGAATACTGCTGACCATATCCTTTTTCTGCTCAAGACGCGCGGCCCGCAGACCGCGCAGCAGCTGGCCGAAACACTCGATCTGACCTCGATGGGCGCGCGCCGCCAGCTCGAAACGGCACAGGAAAAAGGGCTGGTGACGTTCGAGGACGTTGCCGAGAAAGTGGGCCGTCCTTCGCGCCGCTGGCTGCTCACCGCCGCCGGCCACGCGCGCTACCCCGACCGCCACGCCGACCTGACCCTGCAGCTGATCACCCAGGTGCGCAGCCTGTTCGGCGAAGAAGGGCTGGACAAGCTGATCGCGGCGCGCGAGCAAGCCAGCGAAGAGCTTTACCGCAGCAATATCGACAACGCCGGCGGCCTGCCCGAGCGCGTCGCCGCCCTGGCCACGGTGCGCGACGCCGAAGGCTATATGGCCGAATCGGAAGCGCAGCCGGACGGCAGCGTAGTGCTGGTCGAAAACCACTGCCCGATCTGCGCGGCCGCCAAGGAGTGCCAGAAATTCTGCCGCTCCGAGCTGGACGTCTTCCAGCGCGTGCTGGGGTCGGATTGCAAGGTCGAGCGCTACGAGCACGTCCTGAACGGCGCGCGCCGCTGCGCTTACAAGATCCGGCCGGTTTAG
- a CDS encoding alpha/beta fold hydrolase, with the protein MAEADAKPTLVLLPGMDGTATLFEPLIAALGGSFHIRRVAYPRDQALGYSELAEVARQALPAEGKFMVLGESFSGPIAISLAASQPAGLLGVILCSTFARNPHPLFKPLRRLADILPVKLLPNAVLSYFLMGRFANPQLRAALDGALAQVSAAAFRARLKAVLAVDVSAELRRVQTPLLYLQARHDRVVPAAAARHIASVYPATQILALDGPHFLLQIAPQAAAAAIQAYALKLAEASGTPLTRSRQNLEA; encoded by the coding sequence ATGGCAGAAGCCGACGCCAAACCTACCCTCGTCCTGCTGCCCGGCATGGACGGCACGGCAACGCTGTTCGAACCCTTGATCGCGGCCCTGGGCGGCAGTTTCCATATTCGCCGCGTTGCCTATCCGCGCGATCAGGCGCTCGGTTATTCGGAGCTGGCAGAAGTCGCCCGGCAAGCCTTGCCGGCGGAGGGGAAATTCATGGTGCTTGGCGAATCGTTTTCGGGGCCAATTGCTATCTCCCTCGCTGCCTCGCAGCCTGCCGGATTACTGGGCGTCATACTCTGCAGCACCTTCGCGCGCAACCCCCATCCGCTGTTCAAGCCGCTGCGCCGGCTGGCGGACATCCTGCCTGTGAAATTACTTCCCAACGCTGTTCTGAGCTATTTTTTGATGGGCCGATTCGCCAATCCCCAATTGCGTGCCGCATTGGATGGCGCGCTGGCCCAGGTTTCGGCGGCGGCTTTCCGCGCGCGGCTGAAGGCGGTTCTGGCGGTCGACGTCAGCGCCGAATTGCGACGAGTGCAAACACCTTTGCTTTACCTGCAAGCCAGGCATGACCGTGTGGTGCCGGCCGCTGCCGCCCGGCATATTGCGTCCGTCTATCCCGCAACGCAGATATTGGCCCTCGACGGTCCCCATTTTCTTTTGCAGATAGCGCCACAGGCCGCCGCTGCAGCCATCCAGGCCTATGCCTTGAAACTGGCCGAGGCATCCGGAACCCCGCTTACACGCTCTCGTCAAAATTTGGAAGCGTGA
- a CDS encoding nuclear transport factor 2 family protein — translation MPSDLREQIRAVEERLRFAMLVSDQIVLDELISPELLFTNHFGQLCGKEDDLALHRSGVLKISQLQASEQHIQVDAQLAVVSVRMAVAGSYDGYAFSEDLRYTRVWRNSADGKWAIVAGHSSRITGPEA, via the coding sequence ATGCCATCCGATTTAAGGGAACAGATAAGGGCTGTTGAGGAACGCTTGCGGTTCGCCATGTTGGTATCAGACCAGATTGTGCTGGATGAGCTGATTTCTCCCGAGCTGCTTTTCACGAACCATTTCGGACAGCTGTGTGGGAAGGAAGACGATCTCGCTCTGCATCGATCTGGAGTACTGAAAATCAGCCAGTTGCAAGCTTCGGAACAGCACATTCAAGTCGATGCGCAACTGGCTGTCGTATCGGTGCGGATGGCGGTCGCAGGCAGCTATGACGGTTACGCGTTTAGCGAGGATTTACGCTATACCCGTGTCTGGCGTAATTCGGCGGACGGCAAATGGGCGATTGTGGCGGGCCACAGCAGCCGGATTACTGGTCCCGAAGCCTGA